The stretch of DNA TATGTTGTTCAGATATGAGACGTGCGAATCGTATATCTCAATTCATGTGTGGAATATCGTGCGTCAAAGCACTAGCGAAAGCAGCATGACGCAACCCAAGCCGGTGACCGACAGAATCGTTTCCATTAACGACCAGGTCTTCAACGTCTGGCCGACAGTCATGCCGAAATATTCCTTGACCAGCCAGAATCCAGCATCATTCAGGTGTGAGAAGAACACGGATCCTGCGCCGATGGCAAGCACCAGCAGTGCCAAATGCGTCGGGCTCATGCCGGTGGCGAGCGGCACCATAATGCCGGAAGCGGTGACGGTGGCGACGGTTGCGGAACCGGTGGCGAGGCGGATGAGCACGGCGACCAGCCAGCCTGCAATCAGCGGATTCATGGCGGATTCGGTGATTGAATTGGCGATCACGTCGCCGATGCCGGAATCGACGAGCGTCTGTTTGAAGCCGCCGCCTGCTGCGACGATCAAAATAATGCCGGCGACCGAGCTGAAGGATTGGCCGACCATGCCATTGACCGCGTCGCGGGTGAACTTCTGTATGTAGCCGAGTACGACCATCGCGAAAATCGTGGTGATGAGCAGCGCGGTCAACGGAGTGCCGATGAAAGCGAGCGCACGGCCCCACGCGGTTTCGCTTTGGCCGGTCAGATCCACGATGGAAGCGGCGAGCATGAGCACGACCGGCAGCAGGATGACGCCGATTGCGGATGCGAAGGATGGGCGGTTTTCCGCGGATTTTGGCGCTTCGGCCTCAGCCTTGTTTTCCGGAGCGGCGATCGGTACCCACTTGGCGGCGAGTTTGCTGAAGATCGGGCCGGAGATGATTACGGTTGGGACGGCTACGAGCAGGCCGAGTGCCAGGGTGATGCCAAGGTTGGAGTTCAGTGCGCCGATTGCGGTGAGTGGTCCGGGGTGCGGCGGCACGAACGCGTGCAGGGTGGAAAGGCCTGCGAGGGCCGGAATGCCCAGCAGCACAACCGGTGCTTTGGCGCGGCGGGCTGCGAAGAGCACCACCGGAATGAGGATGACCACGCCGACTTCGAAGAACATGGGAATGCCTACGATGAACGCGATTAATGCCATTGCCCACGGCAGGCGTTGCAACGGTGTGTTGGCCATGATGGTGTCGACGATGGTGTCGGCGCCGCCCGACCTGAACAGGATCGTGCCAATGATTGAGCCAAACGCGATGAGCAGACCGACGTTGGCGATGGTGGAGCCTACGCCGGAGGTGAAGCTGCCGAACGCTTCGTCGTATTCCACGCCTGCACATACGGCCATCGTGAACGAGCCGGCTAGCAAGGAGAGGAACGGATGCACTTTGCATACCGCGATAAGTAGAACGATGATGGCGATGCCGATGATCGCTGCTGCAATAAGGTTCATGAATCCTCCTCGATTCATGGGGTTGGCTTGCTAGATTTGTCCGATTCTGGAGATTCGGACATATGGAAGCCCATTTTGGGTGCGTACATGTCCGATTCTGGTGAATCGGACAGTTGAGCTGCTGTTTTTGGGTTCTGTTTGTCCGTTTCTGTGGAATCGGACAAACATGCACCGGTTTTGGGTTTTGGCTGTCCGTTTCTGCCGAATCGGACACATGCGGACTGGGGGATGGTGGGTTAGGCGGCCTGGGTTGCGGTTTGGGCTGCCACGGTCGCGGCTACGGTTGTCGCATAGGCGTTCAGCGCTTCGATGGCACGGTCGACCATTTCGTCGACGCTGCCTTCGATGGAGATTTCCACGCCGTTCTCTTCGGGGGCAAGCGGCTCAAGAATGGCGAACTGGCTTGGCAGTAGCGCGGGCGGCATGAAATGGCCCTTGCGTTCGCTGAGCCTCTGCTGAATGAGCTTGTGGCTGCCGTTGAGGTGAATGAAGAATGTGGGCACGTTTTTGGCGAGCACCTCGCGGTAGCTGCGTTTCAACGCGGAGCTGGACACCACGGTGTTTTCGCCGAGCGCCTCGCGTGCCACCATCCAGGAGTTGATGACGTTCAGCCATGGCCAGCGGTCCTCATCGGTGAGCGGAATGCCGGCTGACATTTTGTCGATATTCGCCTGCGGATGGAAGTCGTCGCCTTCCGCGTACACGTATCCGAGTCGTTCATGGATGGCTTCTGCGACGGTGGATTTGCCACATCCTGCAACGCCCATCACCACTACGTGAATGCTCATGTTGCTCTCCTTGCTATTGACGATCCCGTGCCGCTTCGCACCAGGAATAAGACTACTATAAACCGTAAAAGTAGTATCAGTCAAATAAAAAGTACTATGAATTGGAAAAATCGTGTGACTTGCTATGCTGGAGATAGTGCAAAATAGCGGTAAATCACGCAATCGCAGATACGCAATCATCTGCAATTTGTGATTACCGTGCGTGTCGCAGAATATGTGAAACATACCGTGAAACAAAGCAGGCATGTTGTGGAGTGGGCAAGGGAGGAACGGTCGATGGCTGAAGGCACGGTAATCGCAGAAAATACTGGCGGTGAGCTGATGCAGGATTCGGTGAGTCGAACGCTCGCCATCGAAATGCTCGACGGCGTGTGGAAGGCTGGCGAAAGCCTTACGTTGGAAGCCTTGCAAAGTCGTTTCGGTATTTCCAGAACCGTGGCGCGAGAAGTCGCGAAAACACTGGAATCCATGAATGCGGTACTCGTCAAACGTCGCATCGGACTTGTTGCACGTCCATTCGGCGAATGGCAGGCGCTCAACCATCAGGTGATCGAATGGCGTCTCCACTCCATGCAACGCGAGCAGCAGTTGTCATCTCTCACTGAACTGCGACTGGCGGTCGAACCGGCTGCAGCAGCTTCCGCCGCACGTCTTGCCCCCATCGACGTCAAGGCGAAATTCCCCGTGTATGCGGCGCGAATGCGGCAGATCGCCGAAGCCAACGAGGAAGGCGAAGCCGGGCTTGCGCAATTCCACGATCTTGACGTGGAATTCCATACGCTGATTCTGCATGAAAGCGG from Bifidobacterium catenulatum PV20-2 encodes:
- a CDS encoding GntP family permease, with protein sequence MNLIAAAIIGIAIIVLLIAVCKVHPFLSLLAGSFTMAVCAGVEYDEAFGSFTSGVGSTIANVGLLIAFGSIIGTILFRSGGADTIVDTIMANTPLQRLPWAMALIAFIVGIPMFFEVGVVILIPVVLFAARRAKAPVVLLGIPALAGLSTLHAFVPPHPGPLTAIGALNSNLGITLALGLLVAVPTVIISGPIFSKLAAKWVPIAAPENKAEAEAPKSAENRPSFASAIGVILLPVVLMLAASIVDLTGQSETAWGRALAFIGTPLTALLITTIFAMVVLGYIQKFTRDAVNGMVGQSFSSVAGIILIVAAGGGFKQTLVDSGIGDVIANSITESAMNPLIAGWLVAVLIRLATGSATVATVTASGIMVPLATGMSPTHLALLVLAIGAGSVFFSHLNDAGFWLVKEYFGMTVGQTLKTWSLMETILSVTGLGCVMLLSLVL
- a CDS encoding gluconokinase; the encoded protein is MSIHVVVMGVAGCGKSTVAEAIHERLGYVYAEGDDFHPQANIDKMSAGIPLTDEDRWPWLNVINSWMVAREALGENTVVSSSALKRSYREVLAKNVPTFFIHLNGSHKLIQQRLSERKGHFMPPALLPSQFAILEPLAPEENGVEISIEGSVDEMVDRAIEALNAYATTVAATVAAQTATQAA
- a CDS encoding FadR/GntR family transcriptional regulator; translation: MAEGTVIAENTGGELMQDSVSRTLAIEMLDGVWKAGESLTLEALQSRFGISRTVAREVAKTLESMNAVLVKRRIGLVARPFGEWQALNHQVIEWRLHSMQREQQLSSLTELRLAVEPAAAASAARLAPIDVKAKFPVYAARMRQIAEANEEGEAGLAQFHDLDVEFHTLILHESGNELFAALSDTIATVLRGRVELGKYPMKPKPDALDAHDAVADAIAKGDPERARSAMLDIVDEVARAFNFF